A portion of the Maridesulfovibrio frigidus DSM 17176 genome contains these proteins:
- a CDS encoding phage portal protein, translating to MNVYNGWTSFVAQCVGAVSPDAAASWCRSRANLSAYSAASRRGPNSNWRPTNRSADNLSRHEHALIVARARDLVRNSTHVSGALERIANNVIYTGIKPQAAQLNADGDLDHTFNRKIEQHWKDWAESDEVGFEDIQRLIMNHLWQDGECLLRFYPDPDLLDLGIAPLGVELLECDHLDSSVDGPLEGGGYAMRGVEFNRKGHPVAYHLFSEHPGDMRRLMSRESVRVSAQWVRHIFRPIRSSQNRGISWMAPVVMEMRDFSEFQDSHRIVARLMAAFGFFVETPYAEMVNPLGGEMGDQAEGVEGYIPDYVEPGQIVTLPQGTKVHEAQFTHPGPTYEPYVKTSLRGSSTGFGMSYEAFSNDYSDASFASARSATLEERRGYRVQQNLLGRKGVMPTWKMFCRMLWLGGLEPLMTGPVVPASCQFPGWPWVDPMKDAKSADLMLRMGCTTRRKICAERGEDYDEVVEELARENEDIKKWQMTENKSE from the coding sequence CCTTTGTTGCTCAGTGTGTCGGTGCAGTCTCGCCGGATGCTGCTGCAAGCTGGTGTCGTAGCCGTGCGAATCTTTCTGCTTACTCTGCGGCTTCCCGTCGTGGTCCCAATTCTAATTGGCGACCAACCAACCGCAGTGCCGATAACCTTTCTAGACACGAACATGCTTTGATTGTGGCCCGTGCGCGTGATCTGGTTCGCAATTCTACCCATGTTTCCGGTGCGCTGGAACGCATAGCAAACAACGTTATCTATACTGGAATCAAACCGCAGGCCGCACAGCTCAATGCTGATGGTGATCTTGACCACACCTTTAACCGTAAAATCGAACAGCACTGGAAAGACTGGGCGGAATCGGACGAAGTTGGTTTTGAAGATATTCAGCGTTTGATTATGAACCACCTTTGGCAGGACGGAGAATGCCTTCTCCGTTTCTATCCTGATCCTGATTTACTTGATCTTGGTATTGCACCTTTGGGCGTTGAACTTCTGGAATGCGATCACTTGGACAGCTCGGTTGATGGTCCTTTAGAGGGTGGCGGTTATGCCATGCGAGGCGTTGAGTTCAACCGTAAAGGGCATCCTGTCGCTTATCATTTATTCAGCGAACACCCCGGCGATATGCGCCGCTTGATGAGCCGCGAATCTGTTCGAGTTTCGGCTCAGTGGGTGCGTCATATTTTTCGGCCTATTCGCTCCAGCCAGAACCGTGGCATTTCGTGGATGGCTCCGGTTGTTATGGAAATGCGCGATTTCAGCGAATTTCAGGACTCGCACCGTATTGTTGCACGGCTGATGGCGGCTTTCGGTTTCTTCGTTGAAACACCTTATGCAGAAATGGTTAATCCGCTTGGCGGCGAAATGGGTGATCAGGCCGAAGGCGTGGAAGGGTACATTCCCGACTATGTTGAACCGGGGCAGATTGTGACCTTGCCGCAAGGAACCAAGGTTCATGAAGCCCAGTTTACGCACCCCGGCCCGACTTATGAGCCGTATGTGAAAACAAGCTTGCGCGGTAGTTCTACTGGTTTCGGAATGTCTTACGAAGCTTTTTCAAACGATTATTCAGATGCCTCCTTTGCGTCCGCTCGTTCCGCCACTCTGGAAGAACGGCGCGGCTATCGCGTTCAACAAAATCTTCTAGGTCGTAAGGGCGTTATGCCTACTTGGAAAATGTTCTGCCGGATGCTCTGGCTGGGCGGGCTTGAACCTTTGATGACTGGTCCGGTTGTTCCGGCAAGTTGTCAGTTCCCCGGCTGGCCTTGGGTTGATCCTATGAAAGATGCCAAGTCCGCAGACCTCATGCTCCGCATGGGCTGTACTACCCGTCGCAAAATATGCGCGGAGCGGGGCGAAGATTACGATGAAGTTGTTGAAGAGTTGGCGCGCGAAAATGAAGACATCAAGAAATGGCAAATGACGGAGAATAAAAGTGAATAA
- a CDS encoding DUF2190 family protein, translated as MAGNHVQIGKTMTWTNSTGADVLSGSPVPVGVLVGVALVDIPDGAIGELATEEVWEFPKIAGEILQGTVVYLDGDGAITVLAPDNVRAGIAFASAADADETVRVKLNA; from the coding sequence ATGGCTGGTAATCACGTTCAGATTGGCAAAACCATGACATGGACAAACAGCACCGGAGCGGATGTTCTGTCTGGTTCTCCGGTTCCTGTCGGGGTTTTGGTGGGTGTCGCTCTTGTAGATATTCCAGATGGCGCAATTGGTGAACTTGCAACGGAAGAGGTTTGGGAGTTTCCAAAGATCGCCGGGGAAATCTTGCAAGGGACCGTTGTTTACCTTGATGGGGATGGAGCTATCACTGTTTTGGCTCCTGATAACGTAAGAGCGGGAATCGCTTTCGCTTCTGCGGCTGATGCTGATGAAACTGTTCGGGTGAAGCTTAACGCTTAA
- a CDS encoding N-acetylmuramoyl-L-alanine amidase, translating to MNLIRFKTGVVMGRQVDMVVVHCSDSAWGNAAVINEWHLERGWSGIGYHMVILNGHPTSRGEYDPSLDGIVELGRDIEVKGAHCKGFNSRSIGVCLIGKETFTENQMETLTQVLLEILQHYGLDADAVYGHNELDDHKTCPNQEVAEIRDRLWNLMS from the coding sequence ATGAATTTGATCCGATTCAAGACAGGAGTCGTTATGGGACGTCAGGTAGATATGGTGGTGGTTCATTGCTCGGACTCGGCTTGGGGCAACGCGGCAGTAATCAACGAGTGGCATCTGGAAAGGGGGTGGAGCGGGATCGGATACCACATGGTAATTCTGAACGGCCACCCCACAAGCCGCGGAGAGTATGATCCTTCGCTTGATGGTATTGTTGAACTTGGGCGCGATATTGAAGTCAAGGGTGCGCACTGCAAAGGATTTAACAGTAGGTCCATTGGTGTTTGCCTGATTGGTAAAGAGACTTTTACCGAAAATCAGATGGAAACTTTGACGCAAGTTCTGCTTGAAATACTCCAGCACTACGGACTCGATGCGGACGCTGTTTACGGTCACAACGAACTAGATGATCACAAGACCTGTCCGAATCAGGAAGTGGCTGAAATCAGAGATCGACTTTGGAACTTGATGTCATGA
- a CDS encoding GPW/gp25 family protein, producing the protein MKGVCAVTGKHVEGLTHLRQSITDILTTPIGSRIMRRTYGSRLFKLVDRPYSSDLLVEYYSAVAEALKKWEPRYKLTSVIVESLNSAGEIIINLVGKYLPEGKEITLDGIVIS; encoded by the coding sequence ATGAAAGGTGTATGCGCTGTAACTGGCAAACATGTTGAGGGGCTTACACACCTTCGCCAGTCCATTACTGACATTCTTACTACTCCAATAGGTTCAAGAATCATGCGGCGCACTTATGGCAGTCGCTTATTTAAGCTGGTTGATAGGCCGTACAGCTCCGACTTGTTGGTTGAATACTATTCTGCCGTTGCTGAAGCTCTTAAGAAATGGGAACCACGTTACAAGCTCACCAGCGTTATAGTTGAAAGCCTAAATTCAGCCGGGGAAATCATTATCAATTTAGTTGGTAAGTACTTGCCGGAAGGAAAGGAAATCACTTTAGACGGGATAGTAATATCATGA
- a CDS encoding baseplate assembly protein: MTFEPINMSKVPAPDIVEPLDFESILAELLADLRARDPQFTALVESDPAYKILEVAAYRELGLRQRVNDAARAVMVAYAPGADLDNLAALAPVERKLIDAGDSEARPVILPTYEGDDEFRARVQMAPEGFSSAGPDGAYVFHALKVPAVRGAAALSSLPGEVEVYVLTRDGDGLPDAETLIAVDDVVNDREVRPLTDHVTVKPAVIVNYEVKATLYIQPGPAPSSVIDSALAAVTEYANERHSLGSTVPLSGIYAALHVEGVAKVELISPVSDLAMQPEQAAYCTSFEVGEG, from the coding sequence ATGACCTTTGAACCTATTAATATGTCCAAGGTTCCGGCCCCTGATATTGTCGAGCCGCTTGATTTTGAATCAATCCTTGCTGAATTGCTGGCTGACCTTCGCGCGCGTGATCCGCAATTCACTGCGCTTGTTGAATCTGATCCCGCTTATAAAATTTTAGAAGTTGCCGCATACCGTGAACTCGGCTTGCGCCAGCGCGTTAACGATGCCGCCCGCGCTGTGATGGTTGCTTATGCTCCGGGTGCTGACCTTGATAATCTGGCGGCTCTTGCGCCAGTTGAGCGAAAGCTTATTGATGCGGGTGATTCTGAAGCCCGTCCCGTTATTCTTCCTACTTATGAAGGTGATGATGAATTTCGTGCCCGCGTTCAAATGGCCCCGGAAGGGTTTTCTTCCGCTGGTCCTGATGGGGCGTATGTTTTCCATGCTTTAAAAGTACCCGCTGTGCGTGGTGCGGCGGCTTTGAGTTCGTTGCCGGGTGAGGTCGAGGTTTATGTTTTAACTCGTGACGGTGACGGCTTGCCGGATGCTGAAACCCTTATTGCTGTAGATGATGTGGTCAATGATCGCGAAGTTAGGCCGTTAACTGACCATGTGACCGTAAAACCTGCTGTGATTGTAAACTACGAAGTTAAAGCAACACTTTACATTCAGCCCGGTCCGGCTCCTTCGTCTGTTATTGATTCAGCCCTTGCCGCTGTAACTGAATATGCAAACGAAAGGCATAGCCTTGGCTCAACTGTTCCGCTTTCCGGTATTTATGCCGCTTTGCACGTTGAAGGCGTGGCAAAAGTTGAACTTATTTCCCCTGTTTCAGATTTAGCAATGCAACCAGAACAGGCGGCTTATTGCACCTCGTTTGAAGTAGGGGAAGGCTAA
- a CDS encoding phage major capsid protein — MNKIFPLNLAESENAPLQLTAGLNLSEQEEGKPRRFHIVGYTGSIVQRCFMRFVIELSGIRTEKRIPILEEHDPKKKIGIADSIKLEESGLVLEGFFLDTDDAKEVIKLSDQKFPWQASIGVWPEAVEEVKVGATVTVNGEELVGPLYVWRKSFVRETSFCVLGADGDTEAVAMNERPKPKPEESVMKKWLKLFLRANGLENVTEDSARTLLKEMGLDYEALNNLEDAPAWLSADGAPKVDPAQAQTPQAPANQSATPQPPLVNEQEVALAERQRINFIDDQVTMFGLSADFRKKLVDGGKGASDLNKLILSELSSQHQPLAPSGHIFAGRTEGEKLHDAAVSGMLFRAGITEEKPAPGYEDFRVMRLTDLARDILERSGVSTRGMSQSKLASQVLRPQQFGASTSDFPSIFAAITNKVLLKAYAEAPATWRPWVNIIPANDFKEIHGVSLSEAPDLELINEHGEYKTGSFKDSMESYRIARYGKNVRLTREMLVNDDLRVFTRIPQLFGNASARKVADIVYGLLLSNPKMSDNYNLFHAKHNNLEATVKGRVSAATLNAGRKSMRMQKGPNGARLDLRPRFLLTPVAQETEAEVLIRSAALPDANMSSGVHNPWAGKLQPISEPRLDDFDVDAHYLIGDPAQVDTIEVAFLDGIESPFVDEEPDFDSDGLKIKVRLEAGAGLMDHRGFQKNPGK; from the coding sequence GTGAATAAAATTTTCCCATTGAACCTTGCAGAAAGTGAGAATGCACCACTGCAACTAACTGCGGGGCTGAATCTATCAGAACAGGAAGAAGGCAAGCCGCGCCGCTTTCATATTGTCGGTTACACCGGATCAATTGTTCAGCGTTGTTTCATGCGTTTTGTCATTGAGCTTTCCGGCATCCGTACAGAAAAGCGCATTCCTATTCTTGAGGAACATGACCCTAAAAAGAAGATCGGCATTGCTGATTCTATCAAGCTGGAAGAATCCGGCTTGGTGCTGGAAGGGTTCTTTCTGGATACGGACGATGCGAAGGAAGTCATTAAACTCTCTGACCAGAAATTTCCGTGGCAAGCATCCATAGGGGTGTGGCCTGAAGCTGTTGAAGAAGTAAAAGTAGGTGCAACCGTTACCGTTAACGGTGAAGAGCTTGTTGGACCTTTATATGTGTGGCGCAAGTCGTTTGTGCGTGAAACATCCTTCTGCGTTCTTGGCGCGGATGGAGATACCGAGGCCGTGGCGATGAATGAACGGCCAAAACCTAAACCGGAGGAATCGGTCATGAAGAAATGGTTGAAACTTTTCCTGCGGGCTAATGGCCTTGAAAATGTCACTGAGGACTCTGCCCGCACCTTATTAAAAGAAATGGGACTAGATTACGAAGCCCTGAATAACCTTGAAGATGCACCTGCATGGTTGAGCGCGGATGGTGCTCCGAAAGTAGATCCCGCACAAGCTCAAACCCCGCAAGCACCTGCGAATCAAAGTGCTACGCCTCAACCACCGTTAGTTAACGAACAGGAAGTTGCCCTAGCTGAACGCCAGCGCATTAATTTTATTGATGATCAGGTTACCATGTTCGGGCTATCTGCTGATTTCCGCAAAAAGCTGGTTGATGGCGGAAAAGGGGCAAGTGATTTGAATAAGCTGATCCTGTCGGAACTAAGTTCCCAGCACCAGCCACTTGCACCTTCCGGTCATATTTTTGCCGGACGTACTGAGGGTGAAAAGCTTCATGATGCCGCTGTATCTGGAATGCTTTTCCGCGCTGGAATAACCGAAGAAAAACCCGCACCGGGCTATGAAGATTTCAGAGTGATGCGTCTTACCGATCTTGCAAGGGATATTCTGGAAAGAAGCGGTGTTTCAACCCGTGGAATGTCCCAGTCAAAACTTGCATCGCAGGTTCTTAGGCCTCAGCAATTCGGAGCATCCACAAGTGATTTTCCGTCAATCTTTGCGGCAATAACTAACAAAGTGTTGCTTAAAGCTTATGCAGAAGCTCCGGCAACTTGGCGGCCTTGGGTGAACATCATCCCCGCCAATGATTTTAAAGAAATCCACGGTGTGAGTCTGTCCGAAGCTCCTGATCTGGAACTTATCAACGAACACGGTGAATACAAGACAGGATCATTCAAGGATTCCATGGAAAGCTACCGCATTGCCCGTTATGGCAAAAACGTGCGCCTTACCCGTGAAATGCTGGTTAATGATGATCTACGAGTCTTCACCCGTATTCCGCAACTGTTCGGTAATGCTTCGGCCCGCAAAGTTGCGGATATTGTTTATGGTTTGCTGCTTTCCAATCCTAAAATGAGCGACAATTACAACCTATTCCATGCAAAGCATAACAACCTTGAAGCCACTGTTAAGGGGCGTGTTTCTGCTGCCACTTTGAATGCTGGTCGTAAGTCTATGCGTATGCAGAAAGGTCCGAATGGGGCGCGTCTTGATTTGCGTCCACGCTTTCTACTGACTCCAGTCGCACAGGAAACCGAAGCAGAAGTTCTTATCCGTTCTGCGGCTCTGCCAGATGCAAATATGTCTTCCGGTGTTCACAATCCTTGGGCCGGAAAGCTCCAACCTATTTCCGAACCTCGTCTTGATGATTTTGATGTCGATGCACATTATCTGATCGGTGATCCTGCACAGGTGGATACTATTGAAGTGGCATTCCTTGACGGTATTGAATCCCCATTTGTTGATGAAGAGCCTGATTTTGATTCAGACGGCCTTAAAATAAAGGTTCGTCTCGAAGCTGGTGCAGGGCTTATGGATCATCGCGGATTCCAGAAGAACCCCGGTAAATAA
- a CDS encoding head-tail joining protein yields the protein MNDFLADMEDDLDIFFDGLDAHEILVIAENRTFKAYKDADMDEAMLGRAMVFNPDSPVLTCKEIDASGLEQGSQVVLESKTYDVYAFRPDGSGLGKIELTLAQ from the coding sequence ATGAACGATTTTCTAGCTGATATGGAAGACGACCTAGATATATTCTTTGATGGGCTGGATGCACATGAAATTCTTGTCATTGCCGAGAATCGAACATTTAAAGCCTACAAAGATGCTGACATGGATGAAGCAATGCTAGGCAGGGCAATGGTTTTTAATCCTGACAGCCCTGTTTTGACATGTAAGGAAATTGACGCGTCTGGTCTTGAACAAGGTTCCCAGGTGGTTTTGGAAAGCAAAACTTACGATGTGTATGCTTTTCGCCCTGATGGCTCCGGACTTGGAAAAATTGAACTTACTTTGGCTCAGTAA
- a CDS encoding phage baseplate assembly protein V, with the protein MQNSNFHKSEIDRRLSNMIRIGTVAEADYSKARVRVSFGEAVSDWLPWVTFRAGGDHTWWAPEVGEQVIVLAPSGEISGGAVLGSLFSTNHPAPADRPTIHRTTYEDGAIIEYDRLNHILHAYIPGFENREIDKDMTVQVHRDVSMTIDRDEFKQVGRDVFNDIGGNRTDIIGGNVSDDIGGDVNRAVGGKVILDVVGEIVINSATRVTLSAPQLVFDGPITHGNSTHGGGAELYGEIIHREGDFIQHDGDTISEGVSLQHHVHGENGTVTDEPTGGAS; encoded by the coding sequence TTGCAGAATTCGAACTTCCATAAGTCAGAAATTGACCGCCGCTTATCAAACATGATCCGCATAGGAACCGTTGCCGAAGCTGATTACAGCAAGGCACGTGTTCGTGTGTCCTTTGGTGAAGCTGTTTCTGATTGGCTTCCGTGGGTTACATTTCGCGCTGGTGGCGACCACACTTGGTGGGCACCGGAAGTCGGCGAACAGGTGATTGTTTTGGCTCCGTCCGGTGAGATTTCCGGCGGTGCTGTTTTGGGTTCTCTCTTTTCCACTAATCATCCGGCCCCGGCGGATCGACCTACTATTCATCGTACTACTTATGAAGATGGCGCGATTATCGAGTATGACCGCTTGAATCATATTTTACACGCTTACATTCCCGGTTTTGAGAATCGCGAAATTGATAAGGATATGACTGTTCAGGTTCACAGGGATGTTTCCATGACCATTGATCGTGATGAGTTTAAGCAGGTCGGGCGTGATGTTTTTAATGATATTGGCGGCAACCGCACTGATATTATCGGCGGCAATGTTTCAGATGATATTGGCGGGGATGTTAACCGTGCCGTCGGCGGTAAGGTAATACTTGATGTTGTTGGTGAAATTGTAATCAACAGCGCAACCCGTGTAACCCTTTCCGCTCCGCAACTTGTTTTTGATGGTCCTATCACCCACGGCAACAGCACCCACGGTGGCGGGGCAGAACTTTACGGTGAAATTATCCACCGCGAAGGTGATTTTATTCAGCATGACGGCGATACCATTTCCGAGGGTGTTTCCCTACAACATCATGTTCACGGTGAAAACGGCACCGTCACTGATGAACCCACTGGAGGTGCATCATGA